In the Flagellimonas sp. HMM57 genome, one interval contains:
- a CDS encoding S9 family peptidase — translation METKLNFKLGGVILFLLMGITTSAQDISGSWQGTLEVQGNKMPLVFDVTEENGALTSTMDSPSQGATGIPMDETSFEDNQLTIVFKQAGIKYVGALEGTTMKGTFYQGGMELPLNLEKKDKTIPGNPSLVSSDEELLALASLDKGDYRYTVEDYFARPKASTFRFSPDGTYMSYREKDENGKRHVMVKNISTGEVKKAIEEKEELVRGYAWLNNERLAYIMDKGGDENYHVYAVDLDGSDLKDLTPFDGIQAQFTELLKEDKDHIIVSMNKNNPQVFEPYKVNVVTGELKQLFSNDDPENPIAGYDFDKDGNLKAYTKIRDGVEQDLYYEDGNGGYKIVKSLNWKDAFGILEFNYATENPNDAYMISNLDNDKAEVVLYDLKEGKILKKVFSNDQYDVQDMHMSKKRGYELDYFVFEGEKTEIVPVSNSYTKLHNKITKKFPGKQYSIADATDDENNLLVFIQSDKLYGEYHSYDVKKDEFKFLYNLMPQLKEEDMSEMRPITFKSRDGITLHGYITLPKAALAGQKVPVIVNPHGGPQGIRDSWGFNPEAQLFASRGYATLQVNFRISGGYGKEFLESGFKQIGRKAMDDVEDGLQYVIDQAWVDADKAAIYGGSHGGYAVLRGLTKTPDLYACGVDYVGVSNIFTFMKTIPPYWKPYLKIIKEIWYDEDIPEEKKIMEEVSPVYQINKIKKPLFVVQGANDPRVNIDESDQIVSALRGKGFDVPYLVKYDEGHGFGKEENRIELYKTMMGFYAKHLGDKEIPTPLKD, via the coding sequence ATGGAAACAAAACTAAATTTTAAACTTGGAGGGGTTATCCTCTTTTTACTAATGGGAATAACAACATCTGCACAGGATATCTCAGGTTCTTGGCAAGGAACTCTGGAAGTACAAGGAAACAAAATGCCTCTGGTTTTTGATGTGACCGAGGAAAATGGGGCTTTAACATCGACCATGGATAGTCCATCGCAAGGTGCAACGGGTATTCCAATGGATGAAACTTCGTTTGAGGATAATCAATTGACCATTGTCTTTAAGCAAGCAGGAATCAAATATGTAGGTGCTCTCGAAGGTACTACTATGAAAGGAACATTCTATCAAGGCGGTATGGAGCTTCCCTTGAACCTAGAGAAAAAGGATAAAACTATTCCGGGAAATCCTTCATTGGTAAGTTCCGATGAAGAATTATTGGCATTGGCATCATTGGATAAGGGCGATTACAGATATACCGTAGAAGACTATTTTGCGAGGCCAAAAGCTTCAACCTTCCGTTTTTCTCCTGATGGCACGTATATGTCCTATCGCGAAAAAGATGAAAACGGAAAAAGGCATGTGATGGTCAAAAATATCTCAACAGGTGAAGTAAAAAAGGCCATTGAGGAGAAAGAAGAACTGGTGAGGGGTTATGCTTGGCTTAACAATGAGCGTTTGGCTTATATTATGGATAAGGGCGGAGACGAAAACTACCACGTTTACGCCGTAGATTTAGACGGGTCAGACTTAAAGGATTTAACTCCGTTCGATGGGATTCAAGCCCAGTTTACTGAGCTTCTTAAAGAGGATAAAGATCATATCATCGTGTCCATGAACAAAAACAATCCGCAAGTTTTTGAACCTTATAAGGTCAATGTGGTAACAGGAGAGCTAAAACAGCTATTTAGTAATGATGATCCTGAAAATCCCATAGCAGGCTATGATTTTGATAAAGATGGCAATCTAAAGGCATATACCAAAATAAGGGATGGTGTGGAACAGGACCTTTACTATGAAGATGGTAATGGAGGGTATAAAATCGTTAAAAGCCTTAATTGGAAGGATGCATTTGGGATACTGGAATTTAATTATGCCACTGAAAATCCCAACGATGCTTATATGATTTCCAATTTGGATAACGATAAGGCCGAAGTGGTTCTTTACGATTTAAAAGAAGGTAAAATACTCAAAAAGGTTTTTTCCAACGATCAATATGACGTTCAGGATATGCATATGTCCAAAAAACGAGGTTATGAATTGGATTACTTCGTATTTGAAGGTGAAAAAACGGAGATTGTGCCCGTTAGTAACTCTTACACCAAGCTCCATAATAAGATTACCAAAAAATTTCCCGGGAAACAGTATAGTATCGCAGATGCTACAGATGATGAGAACAATCTTTTGGTTTTCATCCAAAGTGATAAATTATATGGCGAATACCATTCTTACGATGTGAAGAAAGATGAGTTTAAGTTTCTTTATAATTTAATGCCTCAGCTCAAGGAAGAAGATATGTCCGAGATGCGCCCCATCACTTTTAAGAGTAGGGATGGCATTACTTTACACGGGTATATTACATTGCCCAAAGCAGCTTTGGCAGGTCAAAAGGTACCGGTGATCGTTAATCCCCATGGTGGTCCTCAAGGAATACGTGATTCCTGGGGCTTTAATCCGGAAGCGCAGCTATTTGCTAGTAGGGGATATGCTACCCTTCAAGTTAATTTTAGGATTTCTGGTGGCTATGGTAAAGAGTTTTTAGAATCTGGGTTTAAACAAATCGGTAGAAAGGCTATGGACGATGTGGAAGATGGGCTACAGTACGTAATTGACCAAGCTTGGGTAGATGCTGATAAAGCGGCTATATATGGCGGAAGCCACGGAGGTTATGCAGTACTGCGCGGTTTGACCAAGACACCGGATTTATATGCCTGTGGAGTAGACTACGTTGGCGTCTCCAACATATTTACATTTATGAAAACCATACCTCCATATTGGAAACCCTATTTGAAAATCATCAAGGAAATTTGGTATGATGAAGATATTCCCGAAGAAAAGAAAATAATGGAAGAAGTATCGCCAGTGTATCAAATCAATAAAATCAAGAAACCCTTATTTGTGGTTCAGGGAGCTAACGATCCTAGGGTGAACATTGATGAATCTGACCAAATTGTGAGTGCATTAAGGGGTAAAGGTTTTGATGTACCCTATTTGGTAAAGTATGATGAAGGCCACGGTTTTGGTAAAGAAGAGAACAGGATAGAACTTTATAAGACTATGATGGGCTTTTATGCCAAGCATTTGGGAGATAAGGAGATTCCAACGCCATTGAAGGATTAG
- the obgE gene encoding GTPase ObgE: protein MTEGNFVDYVKVHVASGNGGKGSVHLHREKYITKGGPDGGDGGRGGHVIVRGNSNLWTLVTFKFKKHFKAGHGEHGSKNRSTGADGQDVYMDVPLGTVVRDTETNEILFEITENGEEKIAAKGGMGGRGNWHFKSATNQTPRYAQPGIPGEEAQITLELKVLADVGLVGFPNAGKSTLLSVMTSAKPKIADYEFTTLKPNLGIVEYRDFRSFVMADIPGIIEGAAEGKGLGHYFLRHIERNATLLFLIPADSNDIYREYEILLDELKRYNPELLDKERLVAISKSDMLDEELMQEMKEELDKEFKNVNYRFISSVAQQGIQELKDDLWKLLNE from the coding sequence ATGACCGAAGGTAATTTTGTTGATTATGTAAAAGTACATGTTGCTTCCGGTAATGGTGGTAAAGGTTCAGTACATTTACATCGCGAGAAATACATTACTAAAGGAGGCCCAGATGGTGGTGACGGTGGACGTGGAGGCCACGTTATTGTTCGTGGTAACAGCAATCTTTGGACGTTGGTCACTTTCAAATTTAAAAAGCACTTTAAAGCTGGTCATGGTGAGCATGGCAGTAAGAACCGTAGTACAGGGGCAGACGGTCAAGATGTATACATGGATGTGCCATTGGGCACTGTGGTCAGAGACACCGAGACGAATGAAATCCTTTTTGAAATTACCGAGAACGGTGAGGAAAAAATTGCTGCCAAAGGAGGAATGGGAGGTCGTGGCAATTGGCATTTTAAAAGTGCTACCAATCAGACTCCAAGGTATGCACAGCCCGGGATTCCCGGTGAAGAAGCTCAGATTACCTTGGAGTTAAAAGTTCTGGCAGATGTAGGGCTCGTGGGTTTCCCCAATGCCGGTAAATCAACGTTGCTCTCTGTAATGACCTCTGCTAAACCAAAAATTGCAGACTACGAATTCACTACACTGAAACCAAACTTGGGGATAGTTGAGTATCGTGATTTTAGAAGTTTTGTTATGGCAGATATTCCAGGAATTATTGAGGGAGCTGCAGAGGGAAAGGGACTGGGCCATTATTTTTTGCGCCATATTGAGCGTAATGCGACCTTGCTTTTTTTGATTCCGGCAGATAGCAATGATATCTATAGAGAATATGAAATTCTACTCGATGAATTAAAACGCTATAACCCTGAACTTCTTGATAAAGAAAGACTAGTGGCCATATCTAAAAGCGATATGCTTGATGAAGAACTGATGCAAGAAATGAAAGAAGAACTTGACAAGGAGTTCAAGAATGTAAATTATCGATTTATTTCTTCGGTGGCGCAACAGGGTATTCAAGAGCTGAAAGATGACCTTTGGAAATTGTTGAACGAATAA
- a CDS encoding adenylate kinase translates to MIKLHDKVFKPYLGEEEILAAVEKIAAEIAEDYKDETPIFVGVLNGAFMFVSDFLKAYQFPCQVSFVRLSSYQGLTSTGIVETLLDVPEDIEGRSVIILEDVIDTGRTLKKLVHLFSQTNAKEFKIASLFYKSDIYNGEYAIDYVGMEIPDTFIVGYGLDYNELGRNLREVYQLNQTTMINLVLFGKPGAGKGTQADVLKEKYNLKHISTGDVFRYNIKNGTELGALAKSYMDKGDLVPDEVTIDMLKQEVEKNPDAAGFIFDGFPRTTAQAEALDNFLGSKDMQINATIALEADDDILVARLLERGKLSGRTDDQDEGKIRNRFDEYNQKTAPLKAYYEEQGKFHSVNGIGEISEISERLGEVIDTL, encoded by the coding sequence TTGATCAAACTTCATGATAAGGTTTTTAAGCCCTATTTAGGGGAGGAGGAAATTTTAGCTGCCGTAGAAAAAATAGCAGCGGAAATAGCGGAGGACTACAAGGATGAGACCCCCATTTTTGTGGGTGTGCTCAATGGGGCTTTCATGTTTGTTTCCGATTTTCTAAAGGCATATCAATTTCCGTGTCAGGTTTCTTTTGTTCGATTAAGCTCTTATCAGGGTTTGACTTCAACCGGAATCGTAGAGACCTTATTGGATGTGCCCGAAGATATTGAAGGGCGTAGTGTGATTATTTTGGAAGATGTAATAGATACGGGCAGAACCTTGAAAAAATTAGTACATCTGTTTTCCCAAACCAACGCAAAGGAATTCAAGATTGCTTCATTGTTTTACAAGTCGGATATCTATAATGGAGAGTATGCCATCGACTATGTAGGAATGGAAATTCCAGATACTTTTATTGTGGGATATGGATTGGATTACAACGAATTAGGAAGAAATTTAAGAGAAGTATATCAATTAAATCAAACAACTATGATCAACCTAGTGCTTTTTGGAAAGCCGGGAGCGGGAAAAGGAACCCAAGCCGATGTTTTAAAAGAAAAATACAATCTGAAGCATATCTCCACAGGGGATGTTTTTAGGTACAATATTAAAAACGGAACTGAACTTGGTGCGCTTGCAAAATCCTATATGGATAAAGGGGATTTAGTACCGGACGAAGTTACCATTGATATGCTAAAACAAGAAGTTGAGAAGAATCCGGATGCTGCTGGTTTTATATTTGATGGCTTTCCCAGAACAACGGCACAAGCTGAAGCATTGGATAACTTTTTAGGCTCGAAGGATATGCAGATCAATGCAACTATTGCTTTAGAAGCGGATGATGATATTTTAGTTGCACGTTTGTTGGAACGCGGAAAGCTAAGTGGACGTACCGATGATCAGGATGAAGGTAAAATACGCAACCGATTTGATGAGTACAATCAAAAAACGGCCCCTTTAAAAGCATATTACGAAGAACAGGGTAAGTTTCATTCGGTAAACGGAATAGGAGAGATTTCTGAGATTTCCGAGCGTTTGGGCGAGGTTATCGATACCCTATAA
- a CDS encoding LytTR family DNA-binding domain-containing protein, giving the protein MKIRAVIVEDSRLARNELKELIKKHSEIELVGEAENVDSGFELIQKETPDLLFLDINMPEKDGFELLEMLDEVPITIFTTAFDEYAIKSFEYNALDYLLKPINEKRFAVAFDKVKAKLTSNQEDTVKTKQLSRNSQIFIKDGESCWLVKIGDISHFEIVGNYTRVFFEDKKPLLYKSLNQVEEKLPEQSFFRANRQQIVNTNYIANVVPWFNGKLKLQMYNGEEIEVSRRQSYIFKDKMSL; this is encoded by the coding sequence ATGAAGATAAGAGCCGTAATAGTGGAAGACTCAAGATTGGCCCGTAATGAGCTAAAAGAACTCATAAAAAAACACAGTGAGATCGAGCTGGTAGGAGAAGCTGAAAATGTTGATTCAGGATTCGAATTGATTCAGAAAGAAACCCCGGATTTATTGTTTTTGGATATCAATATGCCAGAAAAAGATGGTTTTGAGCTTCTTGAAATGCTGGATGAGGTTCCCATCACCATATTTACCACTGCTTTTGATGAATACGCTATAAAATCCTTTGAGTACAATGCCTTGGATTACCTTCTTAAACCAATAAACGAAAAACGTTTTGCTGTTGCTTTTGATAAGGTAAAGGCAAAATTGACAAGCAATCAAGAGGATACGGTAAAGACAAAACAACTTTCGCGCAACAGTCAGATTTTTATCAAGGACGGAGAATCCTGCTGGCTTGTTAAAATTGGAGATATTTCACATTTTGAAATCGTGGGGAACTATACCAGGGTGTTTTTTGAAGATAAGAAACCGCTGCTTTATAAATCACTTAACCAAGTTGAAGAAAAACTTCCTGAACAGTCTTTTTTTAGGGCAAACCGGCAACAAATCGTTAATACCAACTACATAGCCAATGTAGTGCCTTGGTTCAATGGTAAGTTGAAGCTGCAAATGTATAACGGAGAAGAAATTGAGGTGTCGCGTAGACAATCCTATATCTTTAAAGATAAAATGAGTTTGTAG
- the purE gene encoding 5-(carboxyamino)imidazole ribonucleotide mutase yields the protein MSKVAVIMGSTSDLPIMQDAVEILKGFDIEVDVDIVSAHRTPEKLFDFGKNAHKNGYSVIIAGAGGAAHLPGMVASLSPLPVIGVPVKSSNSIDGWDSVLSILQMPGGVPVATVALNGAKNAGILAAQIIGASDKCVLDKVEIYKQGLKEKVIKGAEEIRNK from the coding sequence ATGAGCAAAGTAGCCGTAATCATGGGAAGTACAAGCGACCTTCCCATAATGCAAGATGCCGTTGAAATTTTAAAGGGTTTTGACATTGAAGTGGATGTCGACATTGTTTCTGCGCACCGTACCCCAGAAAAACTATTCGATTTTGGCAAAAACGCCCATAAAAATGGATATTCCGTTATTATAGCTGGTGCAGGCGGTGCAGCGCATCTACCTGGCATGGTAGCTTCTTTATCGCCTTTGCCCGTAATAGGAGTACCCGTAAAAAGCAGTAATTCCATTGATGGCTGGGATTCGGTACTTTCCATTCTTCAAATGCCCGGCGGAGTTCCCGTTGCCACAGTAGCTCTTAACGGAGCCAAAAATGCAGGTATTCTTGCCGCCCAGATTATTGGGGCTTCGGACAAATGTGTACTGGACAAAGTTGAAATCTATAAACAAGGTCTAAAAGAAAAAGTCATCAAAGGAGCGGAGGAAATTCGAAATAAGTAG
- a CDS encoding sensor histidine kinase produces MELNSRTNNLVFWTLQFLGWGFLSCLSLIMLKNSSTEFLVFNVFGGMFIGIVSTSLLRYYLKHNLAFDDFGTKEIIKILLAALVASGIYALLNLSLGYLYHEYGPKISDDELQMLKMYDTTGLLIFSSLLMVFSWVICYLVIKLLLKLNKDRIERLELNTNLKQAQLNTLKGQINPHFMFNSLNNIRGLMLEDVERSREMLTKLSEILRYSLTKNNSNAISVEEELEMVDNYIDLSKIQFEDRLEFVKDVDEDTLSLHIPPMIIQLLIENAAKHGISNLKRGGRIVLSLKKEEDQLIIEVKNTGKLQIGKNTTQLGLKNIRQRLKLLYADKASFNLNEVAGEVVAHIKIPMV; encoded by the coding sequence ATGGAATTGAACAGTAGAACCAACAATCTTGTTTTCTGGACCTTACAATTTTTGGGGTGGGGTTTTCTAAGCTGTCTGTCTTTGATTATGCTGAAGAATAGTAGTACGGAATTCTTGGTGTTCAACGTATTTGGTGGTATGTTCATTGGTATCGTATCCACATCGCTATTAAGATATTATTTGAAGCATAACCTTGCTTTTGATGATTTTGGAACCAAAGAGATTATCAAGATTTTGTTAGCCGCACTGGTTGCATCTGGTATCTATGCACTGTTGAATCTCTCCCTTGGATACCTATATCATGAATACGGCCCAAAGATATCTGACGATGAGCTACAGATGTTGAAAATGTATGATACAACTGGGCTATTAATTTTCAGTTCCTTATTAATGGTGTTTTCATGGGTCATTTGTTATTTGGTCATCAAACTTTTGCTAAAACTCAACAAGGACAGAATTGAGCGGCTAGAACTGAATACCAATTTAAAACAGGCACAACTTAATACCTTGAAAGGCCAGATTAACCCTCACTTTATGTTTAACAGTCTCAACAATATTCGAGGTTTAATGCTTGAGGATGTTGAACGATCAAGAGAGATGTTGACCAAACTCTCCGAAATCCTTCGGTATTCGCTTACCAAAAATAATAGTAATGCCATTTCGGTAGAAGAAGAGCTGGAAATGGTGGACAACTATATTGACCTCTCCAAAATTCAATTTGAGGACCGGCTGGAGTTTGTCAAGGATGTTGATGAAGATACTTTGTCACTTCATATCCCGCCAATGATTATCCAGCTTCTTATAGAAAATGCGGCAAAACATGGTATCTCCAATCTCAAAAGAGGAGGCAGAATCGTCTTGAGCCTAAAAAAGGAAGAGGATCAATTGATCATAGAAGTTAAAAATACAGGGAAACTCCAAATAGGTAAAAATACCACACAGTTAGGACTGAAAAATATAAGACAGCGTTTAAAACTGCTGTATGCAGATAAAGCTTCTTTTAATTTGAACGAGGTTGCTGGTGAGGTCGTTGCCCATATAAAAATCCCTATGGTATGA
- a CDS encoding SDR family oxidoreductase — MKISLAGKNALVGGSSKGIGEAIARQLAASGANVTLMARNEAKMKELIAEFDVDQGQEHNYVVVDFSSFETFKPTISKFFQENTIDILVNNTQGPEAGGALEKNVEDYQQAFDLLFKSVVFTTELALKHMQKKQWGRIINVASISVREPLNYLALSNSIRAAVVTWAKSLSIDVAKDGITVNNVLTGYFDTDRITQLNAKKAEKLGITALEVRSNMENQVPSKRIGDPEEYGFLVTFLASEKSAYITGTNIPIDGGLLKSL, encoded by the coding sequence ATGAAAATTTCTTTAGCAGGAAAAAATGCTCTTGTTGGCGGGAGCAGCAAAGGTATTGGTGAAGCTATCGCAAGGCAATTGGCCGCAAGTGGGGCCAATGTAACCTTAATGGCACGAAATGAAGCCAAAATGAAGGAGCTTATTGCAGAATTTGATGTCGACCAAGGACAAGAACACAACTATGTAGTTGTCGATTTTTCCAGTTTTGAAACCTTCAAACCAACGATTTCCAAATTTTTCCAAGAAAACACGATCGATATATTGGTGAACAACACGCAAGGTCCGGAAGCAGGAGGAGCTTTGGAAAAAAATGTTGAGGATTACCAACAAGCGTTTGATTTACTGTTCAAATCAGTTGTTTTTACTACAGAACTTGCCTTGAAGCACATGCAAAAAAAGCAATGGGGAAGAATCATCAATGTGGCATCGATATCCGTCAGGGAACCTCTAAATTATTTAGCGCTTTCAAATTCGATTAGGGCTGCCGTAGTGACTTGGGCAAAAAGTCTTTCTATTGATGTTGCAAAAGATGGAATAACCGTAAACAACGTGCTTACAGGTTATTTTGATACCGACCGTATCACCCAACTTAACGCAAAAAAAGCGGAAAAGCTAGGGATTACAGCATTGGAAGTTCGGTCGAACATGGAAAATCAGGTTCCTTCAAAACGCATTGGCGACCCTGAGGAATACGGCTTTTTGGTCACATTTTTAGCTTCAGAAAAGTCCGCTTACATTACTGGCACCAATATTCCAATCGATGGAGGTCTTCTGAAATCACTTTAG
- a CDS encoding 5-(carboxyamino)imidazole ribonucleotide synthase → MDFFSSNFKLGILGGGQLGKMLLYETRKWDIQTKVMDASLDAPCRIACDEFVQGSLMDFDAVYHFGKAVDLLTIEIENVNVDALEKLENEGVQVYPPTKTLRTIQNKATQKLFYTDNKIPTSPFSRFAYASEIEDSISNGGLQFPFVWKSAQFGYDGQGVKVVRSLRDLEGLPNVECIAEELVDFKNELAVIVARNTKGTVKTYPVVEMEFHPEANQVEYVICPARVEAAVAKKATEVALRVSEGLEHIGLLAVELFQTKNDEILVNEVAPRPHNSGHYSIEGSYTNQFEQHIRAILGLPLGKTESKVAGVMVNLVGAEGHTGDVVYENIDSILKMDGVTPHVYGKKQTRPFRKMGHVTIVDEDMDKARATAQKVKETIKVISK, encoded by the coding sequence ATGGACTTTTTCTCTTCCAATTTTAAACTCGGTATTTTAGGCGGTGGTCAATTGGGCAAAATGTTATTGTACGAAACCCGAAAATGGGACATTCAGACTAAAGTAATGGATGCTTCCCTAGATGCTCCTTGTCGAATAGCATGTGATGAATTTGTACAGGGAAGCCTAATGGATTTTGATGCTGTTTATCATTTTGGGAAAGCTGTTGATCTATTGACCATCGAAATCGAAAATGTCAATGTGGATGCACTGGAAAAACTAGAAAATGAAGGGGTACAAGTATATCCTCCCACAAAAACATTGAGAACTATTCAGAATAAGGCAACGCAAAAATTATTTTATACAGATAACAAAATCCCTACTTCGCCATTTTCTCGATTTGCCTACGCCTCAGAAATCGAGGACAGCATTTCCAATGGTGGACTTCAGTTCCCGTTTGTGTGGAAAAGTGCCCAGTTTGGATATGACGGACAAGGTGTTAAAGTGGTCCGTTCCTTAAGGGATTTAGAAGGATTGCCCAATGTGGAATGTATTGCCGAAGAACTAGTTGATTTTAAAAACGAGCTGGCCGTCATTGTGGCACGAAATACTAAAGGAACCGTAAAAACCTATCCTGTGGTTGAAATGGAATTTCATCCTGAAGCCAATCAAGTGGAATATGTTATCTGTCCTGCTAGGGTTGAAGCAGCAGTGGCTAAAAAAGCTACAGAGGTCGCTTTAAGGGTATCTGAAGGACTAGAACATATTGGGTTGCTTGCCGTGGAATTGTTCCAAACCAAGAACGATGAAATTCTAGTGAACGAAGTTGCGCCAAGACCCCATAACAGTGGCCATTACAGCATTGAAGGAAGTTACACCAATCAATTTGAGCAACACATTAGAGCTATTTTGGGATTACCTTTAGGTAAAACGGAGAGCAAGGTTGCTGGTGTCATGGTAAATCTGGTAGGTGCCGAAGGGCATACAGGAGATGTCGTCTATGAAAATATAGATTCCATTCTTAAAATGGATGGGGTCACTCCCCACGTATATGGAAAAAAACAGACACGCCCATTTCGAAAAATGGGACACGTAACCATTGTGGACGAGGATATGGATAAGGCAAGAGCAACCGCTCAAAAAGTAAAGGAAACCATTAAAGTAATAAGCAAATAA
- a CDS encoding DUF4136 domain-containing protein, whose protein sequence is MRYLATILLSCFLASCASVRVNYDYDKSTNFSNYTSYNYFSDMDSGLSGLDEKRLLRVLDSTLHSKGYILAEEPDFYVNILSNQFRSAPNNNVGLGVGGTGRNVGGGLSIGIPVGNSGIQRAIQFDFVDAEKDALFWQASSESGFRENASPSVREKKLRAVVDKVFSKFPPEKK, encoded by the coding sequence ATGAGATACCTTGCTACCATATTGCTTTCCTGTTTTTTGGCCTCTTGTGCCAGTGTGCGCGTGAATTACGATTACGATAAATCCACAAATTTTTCTAACTACACCAGCTATAATTATTTTTCTGATATGGATTCTGGATTGAGCGGTCTAGATGAAAAGAGACTCTTACGGGTGTTGGATTCTACGCTGCATTCAAAAGGATACATTCTTGCTGAAGAGCCAGACTTTTATGTGAACATACTTAGTAACCAGTTTAGAAGTGCACCAAATAATAATGTAGGATTAGGTGTTGGAGGCACTGGACGAAATGTTGGTGGTGGTCTGTCCATTGGAATACCCGTTGGGAATTCTGGAATTCAACGGGCAATACAGTTTGATTTTGTAGATGCCGAAAAGGATGCATTGTTCTGGCAGGCTTCGAGCGAAAGCGGATTTCGGGAAAATGCATCTCCAAGTGTGCGCGAAAAGAAACTTAGAGCGGTAGTGGATAAGGTATTTTCAAAATTTCCGCCGGAAAAAAAGTAA